In Eublepharis macularius isolate TG4126 chromosome 4, MPM_Emac_v1.0, whole genome shotgun sequence, the following are encoded in one genomic region:
- the SMIM36 gene encoding small integral membrane protein 36, whose protein sequence is MDFLEIDPVTLNLVILVVSYVILLLVFLISCVLYDCRGKDPSKEYAPEIPTEPQPPIRLVVMQQGNPSPRWGKGLVHAFENSSGPPGKRTTVV, encoded by the coding sequence ATGGATTTTTTGGAAATTGACCCTGTTACCTTGAATCTGGTCATCCTTGTAGTTAGCTATGTCATCCTGCTTTTGGTTTTCCTAATTTCTTGTGTGCTATATGACTGTAGAGGGAAAGATCCCAGTAAGGAATATGCTCCTGAGATCCCAACAGAACCGCAGCCTCCAATCCGGCTGGTTGTAATGCAGCAAGGAAATCCTAGTCCCCGCTGGGGTAAAGGACTCGTCCACGCTTTCGAAAATTCTTCAGGTCCCCCAGGAAAAAGGACTACAGTTGTTTAA